The Mixophyes fleayi isolate aMixFle1 chromosome 9, aMixFle1.hap1, whole genome shotgun sequence DNA window atattgtttatatatgtctgtactagggggttgtttaatatggtcataatggagtgttgtgcttgtatttgaatcattcagggtttgctaACAATTTTTGCCCATTTTCAATACAGGGCTCCAAGGTTTCAGAAGTCAGCCAactggtgtattagcctagggtggctagAACTCTTAATTAGGTCCTGTAagaaaaacatgtaaataaaattgCTAATTGTCCTGGCATTGATTGCATGTGTTACTATTTCCCTTATTAGATGCAGACCAGTCACTCACAGGGGCAAAGAGGCACCATGACAACCTAGAGGAGGGACATCTTTCTCTCCTCATGCTAGTCTGATCACCAACACGGCAAATCCTGGAGGGTTTAAGCAGTCTAGCAAAGatgttaaaaacaaattaaatgacaTTGTGACTTCCTCTGGGAGCCTGAGGACTTAACACCTGCCTCTGGTACACCAGCACCCAGTGTACGGATGACTGGGAGACAGTTGCGGACAGACAATAAGATATTTGGGTCTTGTGGAAAACGATTGAGAAAAACAAAATGATTCATGTCAACTAAAAATGTTTTGGAGAAATATAACTCAAATTTACTTTAAACTGTATAACTTTTTCTTCTTCTATCAAAAAAATGccttatgtttgtttatttctaaCATTATAGCGAACATTATAGTTATTGCAAAaacatatgttttttgtttttttattccataAGCCCAATTTCCCCTTGACAAAGAAGTCTTTGACACTCCCTGGAAATTTTGCTACCAGGCTTCAGGTTTGGAGTTATACATCGCATACAGCCTGAACATTGATGGAATAGAAATGTTTTCTATTCCTAAGACATAATTTCTTCCGGATGACATCCCAAATTGGCAAACAAGCGACCTATAGACACGGTCCCAGGGCCAGTGATATTGTTATAGTTGCCGGTGTTGGAGGCGAAGATGTCATTGCCTATATGATAATAAAACTTCACCCACaatggggtttatttattaaaacagtgaGGTGATGGTTGTACGGTGTTGATAGGAAACATGGCTGCGGAAGGGGATGTGGAACTGGAGCTGGATACGGAGGAGAACTGCAGCGAGCGACCGGCGGATAAGCCCCGCAAGCATGACAGCGGGGCGGCAGATCTGGAGAGGGTGACGGACtatgcagaggagaagcagaTCCAGAGCTCCAACCTGGAGACGGCCATGTCAGTTATTGGAGACAAATGGTCAAGagaacaaaaagcaaaacaagaaAGAGAAAAGGAGCTGGCAAAAGTTACAATCAAGAGGGAAGACGTGGAGCTTATTATGAATGAAATGGAAATCCAGCGGTCAGTAGCAGAACGAAGTTTGCGGGAACACATGGGAAATGTAGTGGAAGCTCTCATCGCATTCACTAACTGAACCTCTGTTAATTGCAGATAGAATTATCTAATGCCGTCTGTCCACATTTTCCTAAGGAAAACTACAGCGTCAATTGGAGCAACCGTGGGAACCATAAATCTAAGGGACTGTTCATTATTCCAGAGTCGGCGTCATGTGGCGTTTTGGCTGCTGTGGAAATAAAAGCCCCAGCATTCCTTATCAGTCTCTGTTTGGAGGGACATGCGGGGACTTGTGGTCCCACAGCACCTGGAGCACCACCGGTTGCCTAAGCCTGCATTAGACTATAATGGTTTATAACACATTCTGTTTACCTTTTGGTTTAATTAATGGACAAAGTCAAGTGACACACTGGGACatgctgactttttttttattattcacttAACATTAAAAAGTGCCAGAGTTACTGTTTGTACTAACTTACTTTGAATTAAAGTAagtattataaatgttgtaaagGACTTATTTGTGATATGCGTGTAATTAAAATGTTGCTcaagcacaaaaaaaacaaacaaaaacagtgaGGTGACAATTGTTATGCATGGCTGCAAATCACAGccatgcataatgaagcaccgaTGTAATTTAACATGCTGGGCTTgctctggtgaatggaggaagtCCTATGCATAGCCGGAgcggcttcagctggatcccatagcAAATGACAGGTAATGTCATCATGGTGCTACCTCGCTTTGAAAAGCAGAGCTTTTCAAAGCTTGACAAATTGCTCAACTTCATCGTTAAGAAACGTTAAGTGTGTTATGGCAGAAGAAATCTTTGATATGTAAAGATAtcaatatatgtaaagagaataATCTATGAAACCAAAGCACCTGTGAGAAGagacataattttaaaaaataacaacccTCTGGGAAAAGAAGCAGTGAGAAAGGCGGTATTGGTATAATCAAACCttggttcttgtgagtaaacctgagaaacTATCATATCCTTATATTACATAAACCTGAAGTGAAAGGGAGATATAGATTTAACACATGgatcagtataaatatttatttcaaagactgTGATACAGATATGTTCAAGATATCATCTGCATCAGTATGAATGTTTATTTCAGAGACTATGATATACCTCCAGTCAGTATATGATTCATTCAAAATACTTATTGCAGAAATTGAATTATAGAACAATTTATTATATCATCTGCATCATTAGTAATATGGAATTCAAATAGAtaactggaaaaaataaaatgtacatataactgAGTGAGAAGTAGCTACGAACTGTATTATAAGTGCACCAACGATAGCATGGCCTGGAAATGAGAGATGTTGCAAGAATCAATACTGAAGTGAAGTTTTAAATGTGTTAAGTGtgttataatattaattagttaatatttattctaaGTAATTTAGTATTACTTTCAGTCCATTATAAAGAAATATAGCTATTAGTCATAGTGACGTTATATAGTGAGTTAGGATTAGTTTATAAAGGTAATTTTGTAGTCTATTAGAAATAGCATAATATAAACATTACATAGATACCATAACAtccaaatgtattaatatatctaTAGTGAGTCCAATACTCAACCTCATAAAAGGGTTTATGATTTTAATTATTAGTTATATTTCATGCTATGTTTGTACTTGGTCCTCAATTTGATCAGGATCTGTGAAAAACATTAATATGTTTTTAGCATAATCTATATTGTACACTGTATTTTATAAATTGCCAGTGTCTGCAAAGCGAGTATACATTTTCACATAAACCTTAGCAAACAATTTCATTATAACttttaaaaacatacataaatgtgTACTTACGCTGTGCTATGCGAGACAATTATATGTGCAAATttatataaacaaagaaaaaattcACGTatataataccctgcaaatcacaggtaaattactgcatgcactcattcagaaaactacatcacccagagtgcctctggaaaGTTCATTGGAAATTGCATTAGCCATTTTagggtggacaaactgcaaaccACAGCCCCCAGGCTGCACACTAGAGCCTCACactgcactagaagcatgcagagacagtTAGACACTGTAACAAGTTAAAAAAAGACGTACTAGAAGGCTCTAGGAGATTCTTGGTGGAAATGGGAGGAGCCAAAAATGATCTGCTGGAGGCTAGTGGATGGTTGCTATGAGTTGCACTGTGACTGCTACCTGGGTTAATGAAGGATCTACCCACAAGTTTTTTATTGAGTGATGTTGCTGGACTGTTgccctgagggatgtttgcagctaaAGTTCCATATTTCAAGTTATTAAAGTGAAACAAGTTAGGCATCAAGCTGTGTTTTTAAAACCTCTGATCAAGACTGTAGCATTGCTATTGAGAGGGTATGTCTGAGGGACttgtttattccagccaaatatgctgtatttaaagtttatctgaATGCTGATGCAGCGTGCtagggacatagagagaaatcaCTTGTCACAAGAGATTGTTTATATTGCATGAGAAGTTtaattctattgtgaaactgcctaaaatggttgctaaGGGGAGAATTGCAActtgtttaactctacagttgctgggaaggaactgcttattccattagacacATTACTAAGAGAAGATTGTGTTCATTACACTGGAAATCGTTTGTTGTGCAGAATTACTGTTTGTTACACTGAGCTTTGGAGTCACATATGCGTCAAGTCGATTACTGATTTCATCCTTTACAAGTTAATAAGCTCCATGTGTCCAACTGAAATTTTGCTTTAACCTGCAGattataatttacataaataaagaagtggaagttgctcaatcaatttataggctatagcaggtgcttgaaagggtggggttatcctgaaaggaacaaacacacagagagatcccccagcacactgctatagccagcaaaagatctgccatttctactgtagataaaaatgcaaaagtctttatTATAATAGCTGCCACCTATAACACCCTACtttacagtcatttcttctaaacCATCTAACTTGAAGTTGGATTAATCTTtattgcatctctactgatttttgtgtgataagtgtaaGCTGTGTAACTGCACTAAAACTCTATTGTGATTaatttgtctagataatctgctgcagcagtACTTCatgtaattgtctaattaacccGTTAGTAGCTGGtcgtttttaaaaattatttatgaaGTGAATCCTatttcactgaagcactagtGCCTAACTTCAAAATGAGATAGCTTTATGTGTTGTACTGAGTTATGattgcatattgctgatattgttgaatcaagattcctaaattgtcatttattttgtgacatgttgaaaaaCATTGCATATTGAAGGTCTTGTGGTGTTACTACCCTAAACTACTGCTGCTTATTTGCTGCTGTGGTAAAACCTTACGCCACAAGCAGAGAATATACCCACGAGTTTCTGGAGTTTTAGTCCTGTTACCCTTGtttcattccaacactactggggcgaactttgcctctctaccatatcACTTGGCCATTAAAATTCTATCTTACACATCTTCTCAGGTGCCAACTATCTGCCGCACTACACATACCTTCAGTACAGCTCTCTGCAGTGCTGTCATAAATGAATGTCAGAAATAAGTGTGTGTTCAATGAGATTATATAGTTGTGCTTGATGATTTCAGTAGTGACAGCTGTGCGGGTAATTTGGCAATTGTCCAATCAGAATCGCTGATTATCCAggatttacacctgccctgtagcaggtgcaaatgtTATGTCCTAAACGTGTAATTCTGCAATCCTGCTGGTCTGCATGAACTGCAAGAACacgcccgtactgtacattgcttatgttACACCGCCCATTAACTCCTCCAGTCCTCCTCAGTCATAGGAAGTCATAAGTGTAGATTGCATTCAGGACTGCATTTGTTCATTTGCTTGAGTTctaggcatgcacagagtgaaatCATGCAGACAGGCGCACTTCTCACTCTGCACCAGCCACATGGTGAGCTATCTTGAACGTATCTAGTCGGGACAATTAGTGGTTGAGACATTTAATAGTTTACAGAGAGACCTATCTAATATGGTCAGCACACATACAGATTACAGTAATTTTGGAGATCCCATGTGGAAGCATGCCCAATGAAAATCTGATCTTTTGTACCATGTAAGACGGCAGAGATAAGGTTCTCACCTTGCCTTCTGCATATCTTCCTAAGGTCCTCCCAGCTCAATTCCTAGCAGCAATCAATAACGGAATTGTCTCCAACAATGAGGGCAGGAGTGTGCACATGGTGATGCACATCATCTTGCATTGCCTACCAGTCACTATTTGAGGAAAAAAGTGACTAACAGCGGTAGGAAGTACAGTACTTTCTCTCCCTACCCTGTACCGCCTTAGGACTGTGTTAGTCACTGAGTTTCTCGCATAGTGGCTGTTGGAAATAAAACATGTTGactttatgggcagcacggtgattAAGTGCCTCACAGctccggggtcatgagttcaattcccgaccatggccttatctgtgttgagtttgtatgttctccccgtgtttgcgtgggtttcctccgggttctccggtttcctcccacactccaaaaacatactggtaggttaattggctgttatcaaaattgaccctaatctctctctgtctgtgtgtgtgtaagggaatttagactgtaagctccaatgggggtagggactgatgtgaatgagttctctatacagcgctttggaatcagtggcgctatataaataaataatgatgatgatgattatcactgTGCGCTTACTTCTTcagtcactgtaggacttacgtGGTAACTGTTATCAGATAAAAAGATACTGGGGTGGCAAGGGATGCAGTGTGATGTGCTGGGGCAGCAATGGATGACTTTGTGCGGCATTgtgcccaaaaaaataaataaaaaggtctTCAGAACAGTTTATATAAACTGTACTAGAATAGGAAATACAGATTGTTGTCATTACTGTAACAAACATAAGGACCAGTCATTTGCGTGtgtgaaaataaacaattaaatgaaAAACATTGGACAAACTAAAATATTTTCTCCAGTTTCACACACTTCCATGCAGATGAACAGTCCGTTCATACAACACTGCAGTGATGTATGACTAATATACCCATGAGAATTTGCTCACACAGGTTCACATTGGGTTAGCAAGTATATTTATAAGCACTGGTAAAATGAACATATAACATCTGATAATATATTCAGCCAGTACATGTAACCTTTGGCAATATACTTCAATCAGTAtataaaaaatcatgaataaaatgtaaataattgccTGAATTGATTGATATGTGCCTTGTCTGCATCACATAATCAAATCTTGTTATTGTATAATGTGTGCACGCTGTACAGACAGTGCCAGAGTATTACATTGCTCTCTCATTGCTGATACACTTACTGCACCGCCCCGTCTCCCACGTGTTCTGTCTGGGTCTGAGCTGCATGTACTGCAGACAGTGCTCTCGTGCTCAGAttgatatgtttatataaaatatacactgtatgtaaaaacacatatatatatatatatatatatatatatatatatatatatatatatatattagtttggaaaacaaaaacatatagtaTTATGTTATTAATTATGCATCTTTATTAACATGGTGAAGTCCACCTCAACAGCTGCATAATGGTACAAAACAGTATATTCATTATTTTGTGTGCTTTCTGCAGACATAAGTGTACATAGCTTTGTAGAGTCGGGTTACAGGGTTCAATAATATGATGCATGTCTACGGTTGTTGTGCTCCACATTTAATTGCTGTGCTGCATATCTAAGAAGAGtagaaattaaaaatagaaaatagcaTACACTCGTCTTCCAAGAGATTTTGAAGAACGGATGCAAGGATCAATGTTTTGGTGATTAAGTGACGTTTGCTAGGCAACAAATGCACTCACAGAAATATGCACCGTTTCATATATTTTCAATTCTTGAAGATGGCCAGTCAATGGGTGCggagatgtttttttaaaaaaacaaacaaacaaatgaagCTGTAAATGCTAGGCATTAATGGGTAAAATATGCTGACAATAATGAATGCCATTTCTGAGTGGGTGCAGTGCACTGGCAATACTTGGTACAGTACTAGGTGTGTGGGTGCAATGCATTAACAGTACTGAGTGCCAGGCAGTGTGAGGGTGCAATGCAATTCtatgctgtataatatgctgTAAGATGAAAAGAGCAATAGCAATAACAACAAACCTCAAACTCAGTGTAAAtgcaatgaattaaaaaaaaaaaaaaaaacttcagagTAGAAAATGCTTGTTTTTGTCAGCTGAACTCTCCAGAACACAAGTACGTAGGTTAGAAACAATATAAAactatgtttgttttttcaccagaGCACAATAAAAAGTTAATATTATGATATTGGAAGTCATTATATTCTCAATTATGGaatttgaatttaaaataaaaataatggataGACTTCCCAGATATAATGAATTATATATACCGCGCAGaattgtgtgttatatatgtaatgtCAGTTAgtggtagtaatttatgtatgtatttagatAATATGTTAGGGTACATTATAATGATGGTAATGGAATCTATTTAAGACCATTCGCAAATTATACCTGTTAGCATCTCTTATCGCCACAATTCGCACTCAGAGGCAGAACTTGCGAGCTGTGGGCCTGGATGCAAGGAGGCAGGAACcaggggcccctgaccctctgcatcttccatgcagtgggccccattatctgcaCGGCACCTGATGCACCAATGGTGGTTCCGCCACTGTTCGCACTGATGTAGTAACAAGGCAACTTATTGACTGCTCTGATAAGCAGCTGTTCCGGCGAATGGTAAAAAAAACACTCTAGCTGCTGATCACAGCGCAAGAGTGTATT harbors:
- the LOC142101611 gene encoding huntingtin-interacting protein K-like; the encoded protein is MAAEGDVELELDTEENCSERPADKPRKHDSGAADLERVTDYAEEKQIQSSNLETAMSVIGDKWSREQKAKQEREKELAKVTIKREDVELIMNEMEIQRSVAERSLREHMGNVVEALIAFTN